The following is a genomic window from Bombus pyrosoma isolate SC7728 linkage group LG5, ASM1482585v1, whole genome shotgun sequence.
AaacacaattatttattaggttattttttttacagaaaaggaaaacaagaCGTCAACTTCTGGCTGAAAAAGAAGCTATTGCTAAAAGCTTAGTTGATAAAGCAAACTCTGTCAAAAATCCCTTAGAGtccttaaatttctttcataaatatatgacAAAGGATAATCAAACTATTGAACTCTCTTGCATGAAAGCCATAGATGCACAACCTAAATGTATTCTTTggatttttgatattatgGAACGTAATATGAAATCTCTGTATGAACAAAGTGATTGGGGTTGGGATTCAGTCGCCAAACAAAAACAATTAACAGAGCCAACAGCTTGGTATTTAGTAGCAACTTCCAATGAGAAATTTGTTGGATTTTCCCATTTTCGTTTTGATATAGATTATAGGGAAGAAGTACTGTATTGGTATGTAGAtcttgtacatatatttataatttacagaagatgacaacttttattttgtaatttttttttataattgtttttcaGTTATGAAATGCAGTTGGAATCCACAGTACGACGAAAAGGACTTGGCCATTTTATGATGTCTGCTCTTGAAGCTATGGCATCAGAAAACAAGATGCGTAAAGTAGTTCTAACTGTACTTAAACTTAACCCATCAGCTATGCAGTTTTTCTATTCCCTTGGGTAagtaagatataatttataaatatatagatataattttattgagatATAGAAACTAATAACTATAcaacagaaaattaatataaggaaaatagatttttacaCCTTTAactttattacagaatttttaatacttagaatgtacatacatacagatgtataaaattacattttctaaagTAATAGTACGACTAGCATGGAGATgtaatatcttataaaaacccacattttatttttcagtataACTGCAAGAATAtgtttctgtatttttgtattcatatttataacaatatgaataataataataataacaatgataatCAATAgtaatatcaattaaatatctaccataatgaacaaaattgcaaaaaatattttatatttttttctgttgaatatcataattaaatatctttcttgaTAAAAAGTAGATCACAGTAAGAAATAATATCTTATGTAAAAGAGGATTTATATATGTGCCTTATATAAGTTATAGTTTTCGTATTTCATAACAATACGGAATTAaaagcatataaaaataacagtatccactaaattgtaattgtaaatcattttttccAACTGATATTGTTACAGCTACAAGATGGATAAAACCAGTCCACCAGCATCTGATCAATTGGATTATATCATTTTGAGTAAGGCCGTTGATA
Proteins encoded in this region:
- the LOC122567782 gene encoding N-alpha-acetyltransferase 40, whose amino-acid sequence is MKKRKTRRQLLAEKEAIAKSLVDKANSVKNPLESLNFFHKYMTKDNQTIELSCMKAIDAQPKCILWIFDIMERNMKSLYEQSDWGWDSVAKQKQLTEPTAWYLVATSNEKFVGFSHFRFDIDYREEVLYCYEMQLESTVRRKGLGHFMMSALEAMASENKMRKVVLTVLKLNPSAMQFFYSLGYKMDKTSPPASDQLDYIILSKAVDSGTMSRNLNSFQ